In Aridibaculum aurantiacum, the following proteins share a genomic window:
- a CDS encoding right-handed parallel beta-helix repeat-containing protein produces the protein MILKNWPVRKEKVQHHYKLVIIKAIAACLLLMLLMPLGSFATTFYVSTKGNDNWSGTIAKANRTNTDGPFATVLAARNAIRKMKAQGPLQEAVEVLIEPGTYYLNAPLVFETVDAGSSSAPILYRSKGKAVFIGGIPIKNFMNENGRWKADLSGILQAGFNFEQLYINGFRATRARTPNKGFYTPQNVKETVIEKGTGRVATSAYQQVKLGGKNDNWLMAVTPEEKKDVVLTFYHKWDNTRKYISDINLDDTSLTIRGMGMKPWNPINDKSTYFVENYAAALDTAGEWFYDKKSRLLTYIPAANQELKNVQAYVPLLEQLVIIKGTKDATVANLSFQNLSFQVSGYKMSYPGQEPVQAAAPIEAAIMVDHADNILFSGCEIKNTGANAIWFRNNCSNSVIENSYLYDLGAGGIKIGATNIPDDATELTNNIVARNNIIQSGGHVFPCAAGVTIFNAAGNTVSHNDIADLRYSGISVGWIWGYKPSPSINNTIEYNNIHHLGWGELSDMGGIYTLGPSPGTVIRNNKVHHVFSYTYGGWGIYTDEGSSNILIENNLVYRTKSAGFHQHFGKENIIRNNIFALGNEAQLQVSRAEEHRSFSLTNNIIYFTRGELYKSHPKEHWLNADVRVDSNCFFAAGSAVVKYPGKTPVEWLQKQRDVKSIMGDPRFADAGKYDFRVKNKRIMQRIGFQPFDHREAGVYGSKQWKKRAQMPQHLIQAFSQLLDASHHDYTE, from the coding sequence ATGATATTGAAGAACTGGCCAGTCAGGAAGGAGAAAGTGCAGCATCATTATAAGCTGGTAATCATCAAGGCAATTGCTGCATGCCTGCTGCTAATGCTGCTAATGCCTCTTGGATCATTTGCTACTACATTTTATGTTTCTACAAAAGGAAATGATAATTGGTCAGGTACAATTGCAAAAGCCAACAGAACAAATACAGATGGTCCCTTTGCCACCGTACTGGCGGCACGTAATGCTATCCGTAAAATGAAAGCGCAGGGTCCTTTGCAGGAAGCTGTTGAAGTGCTCATAGAACCAGGCACCTACTACCTGAATGCTCCGCTTGTTTTTGAAACAGTGGATGCAGGTAGTAGTAGTGCACCTATTTTATATCGTTCAAAAGGAAAAGCAGTATTTATTGGAGGCATTCCTATAAAGAACTTTATGAATGAAAACGGCAGGTGGAAAGCTGATCTTTCAGGCATACTGCAAGCTGGTTTCAACTTTGAGCAATTGTACATTAATGGCTTTCGTGCTACACGTGCAAGAACACCTAATAAGGGATTTTATACGCCACAAAATGTAAAGGAAACAGTTATAGAAAAAGGTACTGGTCGTGTAGCAACCAGTGCATACCAACAGGTAAAACTTGGTGGCAAAAATGATAACTGGCTGATGGCGGTAACGCCGGAAGAGAAGAAGGATGTAGTGCTTACGTTTTACCACAAATGGGATAACACTCGTAAGTATATCAGCGATATCAATCTTGATGATACTTCACTAACCATCAGGGGCATGGGCATGAAACCTTGGAACCCGATCAATGATAAGAGTACCTATTTTGTAGAAAATTATGCAGCGGCACTCGATACCGCAGGTGAATGGTTCTATGATAAGAAAAGCAGGCTGCTGACATATATCCCTGCCGCAAACCAGGAACTAAAAAATGTTCAGGCATATGTGCCACTGCTGGAGCAACTGGTGATCATCAAAGGAACCAAAGATGCTACGGTTGCTAACCTATCATTCCAAAACCTGTCGTTCCAGGTTTCAGGTTATAAGATGTCTTATCCAGGCCAGGAGCCTGTGCAGGCAGCTGCACCAATTGAGGCTGCTATCATGGTCGATCATGCAGACAATATTTTATTCAGTGGATGCGAAATAAAAAATACCGGGGCCAATGCCATCTGGTTTAGGAACAACTGCTCAAACAGTGTGATTGAGAATAGCTACTTGTATGACCTGGGTGCTGGTGGAATAAAAATAGGAGCTACAAATATTCCTGACGATGCAACAGAACTGACCAACAATATAGTAGCCCGCAACAATATCATCCAATCAGGTGGACATGTGTTCCCATGTGCTGCAGGTGTTACTATTTTCAATGCTGCTGGTAATACTGTTTCGCATAATGATATAGCAGACCTGCGCTACAGTGGCATCTCTGTTGGTTGGATCTGGGGTTACAAACCAAGCCCAAGCATCAACAATACTATCGAGTACAACAATATTCATCATTTGGGTTGGGGTGAGTTGAGCGACATGGGAGGTATCTATACATTAGGTCCTTCTCCTGGCACTGTTATCCGAAACAACAAAGTGCATCATGTTTTTTCTTATACCTACGGTGGCTGGGGGATTTATACTGATGAAGGATCCAGCAATATCTTGATAGAAAATAACCTTGTTTACCGAACCAAGAGCGCCGGCTTTCACCAGCACTTTGGTAAAGAGAATATTATCAGGAACAACATTTTTGCTTTAGGGAACGAAGCGCAACTACAAGTGAGCCGCGCTGAGGAGCATCGCTCTTTTTCGCTTACCAACAACATCATATACTTTACCCGTGGCGAGCTGTATAAGAGCCATCCAAAAGAGCATTGGCTAAATGCTGATGTGCGTGTTGATTCAAATTGCTTTTTTGCTGCAGGAAGTGCAGTAGTTAAATACCCGGGTAAAACACCTGTTGAATGGCTTCAGAAGCAGCGGGATGTAAAATCTATCATGGGCGATCCACGTTTTGCTGATGCTGGTAAATATGATTTCAGGGTGAAGAACAAGCGCATCATGCAGCGCATCGGCTTCCAACCTTTTGACCATAGGGAAGCAGGTGTTTATGGAAGTAAGCAATGGAAGAAACGGGCGCAGATGCCACAACATCTTATCCAAGCTTTCAGTCAACTACTCGATGCTTCGCATCATGATTATACAGAATAA
- a CDS encoding DUF5017 domain-containing protein: MKKKYLNIGLSIAVVATMTACTKYDALVAPDDFQVTTEKTTYKVGDSVIFNFNTGPNQITFYSGEMGKRYENRERTMMAGNPKLVFQTSMQQGLLANPDSLQLLVSTNLRGYDSANIVNATWTNITSRNTKWPTTLATTYVTSDSISLADFNDASSVHIAFRVKNNKYATSAQRKWNVQNLNLTNFLPDGTNSFLFNNFANTGWVQASLKNNSTPGFMAWNVGEGGFSSSNNSVNSHGITIRSAYPITFDPGTATNVDENDDWLITSPVDLKTVRRDVGVTIKNDINGAFNGFTYVYNNEPGIYAKYLYFFRTPGVYNVTFVAGNYNNDKQHQVVKHLQLTITP; encoded by the coding sequence ATGAAAAAGAAATATCTCAATATAGGCTTGTCTATAGCAGTTGTGGCTACTATGACTGCATGTACAAAATACGATGCGCTTGTTGCGCCGGATGATTTCCAGGTAACAACAGAAAAAACAACTTACAAGGTAGGAGACAGTGTGATCTTCAACTTTAACACAGGACCAAACCAGATCACTTTCTATTCGGGTGAAATGGGAAAACGGTACGAGAACCGCGAAAGAACAATGATGGCCGGCAATCCGAAGCTGGTGTTTCAAACTTCTATGCAGCAAGGATTATTAGCTAATCCTGATTCACTACAGTTGCTTGTTTCTACCAACTTGCGCGGGTATGATTCAGCCAATATTGTAAATGCTACCTGGACGAACATAACTAGCAGGAACACCAAGTGGCCTACAACACTTGCTACCACTTATGTTACATCAGATTCTATCAGCCTTGCAGATTTCAATGATGCTTCTTCTGTACATATCGCCTTCAGGGTAAAGAATAACAAGTATGCTACATCAGCACAGCGTAAATGGAATGTTCAGAACTTAAACCTGACCAACTTTTTACCAGATGGTACCAATAGCTTCCTGTTCAACAATTTTGCAAATACAGGATGGGTGCAGGCAAGTTTGAAAAACAATTCAACACCTGGCTTCATGGCATGGAATGTAGGCGAGGGAGGATTTTCATCCAGCAATAATTCTGTAAATAGCCATGGTATTACTATACGTTCTGCTTATCCTATAACATTCGATCCAGGTACAGCTACCAATGTAGATGAAAACGATGACTGGCTGATCACTTCACCGGTTGATTTAAAAACGGTTCGTAGAGATGTTGGTGTAACAATCAAGAATGACATCAATGGTGCATTCAATGGCTTTACATATGTATACAACAATGAGCCCGGCATCTATGCTAAATACCTTTACTTTTTCAGAACACCGGGTGTATACAACGTAACGTTTGTCGCAGGAAATTACAACAACGACAAACAACACCAGGTGGTTAAACATCTGCAGTTGACCATTACTCCATAG
- a CDS encoding L-rhamnose mutarotase, whose amino-acid sequence MMRYCFTLDLKDDPQLIKEYEEHHKHVWPEVLSNITRSGIQQMQIYRLHTRLFMIMDVQDGFSFEYKSTLDKASSKVQEWEQLMWKYQEPLPLAKPGEKWMLMEKLFDLEEQVVTKEE is encoded by the coding sequence ATGATGCGCTACTGCTTTACACTCGATCTGAAAGATGATCCACAATTGATAAAAGAATACGAAGAGCACCATAAGCATGTGTGGCCTGAGGTGCTGTCAAACATTACAAGATCGGGTATACAGCAGATGCAGATCTACCGGCTTCACACCAGGCTGTTCATGATAATGGATGTACAAGATGGTTTTAGCTTTGAGTATAAAAGTACACTTGATAAAGCCAGTTCTAAGGTGCAGGAGTGGGAGCAACTTATGTGGAAATACCAGGAGCCATTGCCGCTGGCAAAACCTGGTGAAAAATGGATGCTGATGGAAAAGTTGTTTGACCTGGAAGAACAGGTGGTGACGAAGGAGGAATAA
- a CDS encoding HYC_CC_PP family protein, which translates to MKRFIVLILSILYLGTSVGATFNMHYCMGKLVDVSLFADEGEDCSSCGMEKAESNNSCCKDEHKELKVQDDQKITPGFTFFPLPPVAYIPTGFSELPGLVANSVELEFPVSHAPPLQVHDQLYLLNCNFRI; encoded by the coding sequence ATGAAGCGGTTCATCGTTCTCATATTATCTATTTTATATCTCGGCACATCTGTTGGCGCTACCTTCAACATGCATTACTGCATGGGTAAACTGGTAGACGTAAGTTTGTTTGCTGATGAAGGTGAAGATTGTTCTTCGTGTGGAATGGAGAAGGCAGAAAGCAACAATAGCTGTTGCAAAGACGAACACAAAGAGCTGAAGGTACAGGACGATCAAAAGATCACTCCTGGTTTTACATTCTTTCCTCTTCCTCCTGTAGCATATATACCTACAGGTTTTTCTGAACTTCCGGGACTGGTAGCTAATTCTGTAGAACTGGAGTTCCCTGTTAGCCATGCTCCGCCATTACAAGTTCACGATCAGCTTTACCTGCTCAATTGCAACTTCCGCATCTGA
- the fucP gene encoding L-fucose:H+ symporter permease, producing the protein MKKINFIIPIILVTSLFFLWGLSYGLLDVLNKHFQDTLNINKQSSTLLQAAYFGAYFLVALPAGMLMNKLGYKKGIIIGLILYAVGAVAFYPSAESHSFYLFLLSLFILASGLTFLETAANPYIVKLGRPETSAVRLNLAQSFNGVGSFLGPIIGAQLFFGGAVLADNSGSLNSVKYVYVLIAAVVLMVAPLFFRTPMPDVKEETSKQAQTTDSRKLVQHRHFVLAVFTQFFYVAAQIGIAALFINYCTEKGLGITDERASYLLSASLVLFTIGRFAGTAIMKVVPPQKLLAIYAVANIILCACVIWLHGMISVYALMAIFFFESIMFPTIFALGIKDLGSLTKKGSSFIIMSIAGGAFVPFAMGSLAEAYSTPFSYIIPLGCFIVVFIFAISGYKPKTA; encoded by the coding sequence ATGAAAAAGATAAACTTTATCATTCCTATCATTCTCGTTACTTCCCTGTTCTTTTTGTGGGGGTTATCGTATGGCTTGTTAGATGTACTGAACAAACATTTCCAGGATACGCTCAACATCAACAAGCAAAGTTCTACCTTATTACAAGCTGCTTATTTTGGAGCATATTTTTTAGTGGCACTGCCAGCAGGTATGCTTATGAACAAGCTCGGTTACAAGAAGGGAATCATCATCGGGCTTATCTTGTATGCAGTAGGTGCTGTTGCCTTTTATCCTTCGGCTGAGTCGCATAGTTTCTACCTGTTCTTGTTATCGTTGTTCATACTTGCTTCAGGGCTTACATTTTTAGAAACTGCTGCTAATCCTTACATCGTAAAGTTGGGAAGACCGGAGACATCTGCTGTCAGGCTCAACCTTGCTCAAAGCTTCAACGGCGTGGGCTCTTTTCTTGGACCTATCATTGGCGCTCAATTATTTTTTGGAGGAGCAGTGTTGGCCGACAATAGTGGTAGCCTTAATTCTGTAAAATATGTTTACGTACTTATTGCTGCCGTTGTGCTTATGGTTGCGCCTTTATTTTTTCGTACACCTATGCCCGACGTAAAAGAAGAGACAAGTAAACAAGCTCAGACTACAGATAGCAGGAAGCTTGTGCAACACAGGCATTTTGTACTGGCTGTATTCACGCAATTTTTTTATGTAGCTGCGCAAATTGGTATTGCTGCACTCTTCATTAATTATTGTACAGAAAAAGGTTTAGGCATCACTGATGAACGTGCTTCATACCTGCTCTCGGCAAGCCTTGTTCTTTTTACAATTGGACGTTTTGCGGGTACAGCCATTATGAAGGTGGTGCCGCCACAGAAGCTGCTGGCTATATATGCTGTAGCAAACATCATCTTATGTGCTTGTGTTATCTGGCTGCATGGTATGATCTCTGTTTATGCTTTGATGGCTATTTTCTTTTTTGAGTCCATCATGTTTCCGACCATTTTCGCGCTGGGTATAAAAGACCTGGGTTCCTTAACTAAGAAAGGTTCTTCATTCATCATCATGTCTATAGCAGGAGGAGCTTTTGTGCCTTTTGCAATGGGCTCACTGGCCGAAGCATATTCTACACCTTTCTCTTACATCATACCACTTGGCTGTTTTATAGTGGTTTTCATATTTGCTATATCAGGATATAAACCAAAAACTGCATGA
- a CDS encoding RagB/SusD family nutrient uptake outer membrane protein codes for MKINFRYILSLSLIILTAGACKRDLTLSPANYPTSFTDETQLVHQLAATYGPLQQDALYGQGLWGYLEAGADESFRSGINASTVFTELYNISAAETNVSNIWRQLYVGIERANVILDAGSRFEMDEAKKANILGQAKFLRAYYYYLLVTRFGGVEGVPFKKQLSTEMGTNFNVPRTSSREIYEYIIKEMTEAEGMVPSINAPQQWQSATPTPTVVSKTAVQAILARVCLAMAGNPINDLSKYPLALSWAQKVITSNEHALNSTSLVNGTPAYARLFINNMQNNMNDRNTTEGIWDAAFLSKSNATGAYANTGFVVTQQLGAIMGIYNSDASATSPNGFGSGIYRVHNKLYRLYGSGDQRRDWAIAPYVFKNNSKYNTLTVNITGGGGTGATATAYTNRTGGITSVVIDNPGTGYTSAPTITFTGYATSATVATVGTGATATATVAGGKLTAINVTAAGANYPTAYDRCVGKWRREYEVSVPPVRLQNNTSSNFPIIRYSDVLLMAAEADMKVNGSPSATAVNYYNMVRRRAYGLNPTAPAPSVDVSTFTFQDLMDERSRELCFEGVRRQDLIRWNMMSTAMEAIQNDVSANAPTTYTFAASAAANNFLRNPQRYVLLPIPANFELAQNAAITQNFGW; via the coding sequence ATGAAAATAAATTTCAGATATATACTCTCCCTCTCGCTAATCATACTTACAGCAGGTGCTTGTAAGAGAGATCTTACGCTGAGCCCGGCTAATTACCCTACTTCTTTTACCGACGAAACGCAGCTGGTACACCAGCTTGCTGCTACCTACGGGCCACTGCAGCAAGATGCATTGTATGGCCAGGGTTTGTGGGGCTACCTGGAAGCAGGCGCTGATGAATCTTTCAGAAGTGGTATCAATGCTTCTACTGTGTTTACAGAATTGTACAACATCAGTGCAGCGGAAACAAACGTTAGTAACATCTGGCGCCAGTTGTATGTAGGCATCGAAAGAGCAAACGTAATACTGGATGCAGGTTCAAGATTTGAAATGGATGAAGCTAAAAAAGCGAACATTCTTGGACAGGCAAAATTCCTGCGTGCTTACTATTACTACTTATTGGTAACACGTTTCGGAGGTGTAGAAGGTGTGCCTTTTAAGAAACAACTTTCTACTGAAATGGGCACCAACTTCAATGTGCCACGCACTTCATCTAGAGAGATTTATGAGTACATCATAAAAGAAATGACAGAGGCAGAAGGTATGGTTCCTTCTATCAATGCGCCACAACAATGGCAGTCTGCTACCCCTACACCAACTGTTGTAAGCAAGACTGCTGTGCAGGCTATTCTTGCACGTGTATGCTTAGCAATGGCTGGTAATCCTATCAATGATCTGTCTAAATATCCACTGGCGCTTTCATGGGCTCAGAAGGTGATCACTTCAAATGAGCACGCGTTGAATTCTACATCATTGGTAAATGGTACACCTGCGTATGCACGGTTGTTCATCAACAATATGCAGAACAACATGAACGACAGGAATACAACTGAAGGAATATGGGATGCTGCTTTTTTATCTAAATCAAATGCTACCGGTGCTTATGCTAATACTGGTTTTGTAGTAACGCAGCAGCTGGGTGCTATCATGGGTATTTACAATTCTGATGCTTCTGCAACATCCCCTAATGGATTTGGTTCAGGCATTTACCGCGTTCATAATAAGCTGTATCGTTTGTATGGTTCCGGCGACCAGCGCAGAGACTGGGCAATTGCGCCATATGTTTTCAAAAACAACAGTAAGTACAACACACTTACTGTAAACATAACTGGCGGTGGTGGTACGGGCGCTACAGCTACTGCTTATACCAATAGAACGGGTGGTATCACGTCTGTAGTTATTGATAATCCTGGTACAGGATATACAAGTGCACCAACAATTACTTTTACTGGTTATGCTACATCGGCCACTGTGGCTACAGTAGGTACCGGTGCCACAGCAACTGCTACCGTAGCTGGTGGAAAACTAACAGCTATTAACGTAACAGCAGCGGGTGCTAATTATCCTACTGCATACGACAGGTGTGTTGGTAAATGGAGAAGGGAATATGAAGTGAGTGTTCCTCCTGTAAGACTACAGAATAATACATCTTCCAACTTCCCAATCATTCGTTATTCAGATGTACTGCTAATGGCTGCAGAGGCAGATATGAAAGTAAATGGTTCACCAAGTGCTACTGCTGTTAACTACTACAACATGGTAAGAAGAAGAGCATATGGTCTTAATCCTACAGCGCCTGCACCTTCTGTTGATGTATCTACTTTCACCTTCCAGGACCTAATGGATGAAAGAAGCCGTGAACTATGTTTTGAAGGTGTAAGAAGACAAGATCTTATCAGGTGGAATATGATGTCGACTGCTATGGAAGCAATACAGAACGATGTAAGTGCAAACGCACCAACCACGTATACTTTTGCTGCATCAGCTGCTGCTAATAATTTTCTTCGCAATCCACAGCGTTATGTATTGCTGCCTATTCCTGCCAATTTCGAACTGGCACAAAACGCAGCCATCACTCAAAACTTTGGTTGGTAA
- a CDS encoding GDSL-type esterase/lipase family protein: protein MINKILILSLLLLPVLVFAQDPLRFEKEIKVFEKNDSINGPKKKVNLFIGSSTIRRWDNLANYFPGAMVLNRGFGGSHTSDAIHFAERIVGKHKPVQVLVYEGDNDIASGKPVEQVYNDLITFISALRTMHKKAVITYIAVKPSPARMKYLPQVKELNEKMKQYALANRKIQYADVFTPMLNELGRPIPSLYVSDSVHLTKQGYDVWAHALKGYIK, encoded by the coding sequence ATGATCAACAAGATCCTAATTCTTTCTTTGCTGCTGCTACCAGTACTTGTTTTTGCGCAGGATCCATTGCGGTTCGAGAAGGAGATAAAGGTTTTCGAGAAAAACGATTCGATCAATGGTCCAAAGAAAAAAGTAAACCTGTTCATTGGTAGTTCTACCATACGCAGGTGGGATAATCTAGCTAATTATTTTCCTGGTGCAATGGTATTGAATAGGGGCTTCGGTGGCTCCCATACAAGTGATGCTATTCATTTTGCCGAACGCATAGTTGGTAAACATAAGCCAGTGCAGGTACTGGTGTATGAAGGTGATAATGACATAGCATCAGGTAAGCCGGTAGAGCAGGTTTATAATGATCTTATCACTTTCATCAGCGCATTAAGAACAATGCATAAAAAGGCGGTTATTACCTACATTGCTGTTAAGCCAAGTCCTGCACGAATGAAGTATTTGCCGCAGGTAAAAGAGCTGAATGAAAAGATGAAACAATATGCTTTAGCTAATAGGAAAATACAATATGCAGATGTCTTCACACCCATGTTGAATGAGCTGGGACGACCTATACCTTCTTTGTATGTTTCAGATAGCGTTCATCTTACTAAACAGGGATACGATGTGTGGGCACACGCGTTAAAAGGATATATAAAATGA
- a CDS encoding T9SS type A sorting domain-containing protein gives MRKILFLSLLFVATTSFSQVTYYLSASGDDANSGTSAAAPWKTISKLNSMMNTIVAGDTIRFKRGDAFVGEILPVNSGTASAKIVYDAYGTGDAPVINAAAVISNWTVHSSNIWVADYTGTLASLNNFFINDASQQIGRFPNADSANEGYRRIQRGTGNSLLIDNQLMGQNWTGATAVVRVNLFLLQRPTIQLHRNDSLTFVSPGVGNYTINTGYGYFIQNHIGTLDQQGEWYFDRTAKKLYIYSSSDPNNLKTEVPVAANCFFASGISHFSIQNLAFRNSNENAIRIDSTAGMTTTGIDITNCSFENNHNAILVNRASVVNISNNFITNTNNNAIFITARNYQVTGNTITRTALRAGMGEQANNQYNAINFVGSDAIAANNIIDSVGYCGIRFEGSRLKVMNNQVSRFAMVKADVGGIYTFKGFAPTVYGYGNNEITGNIIRDAYPNIYGVNSGAVNSNYSCGIYMDNSSSGNLIEGNTVYNIMSAGLMMNITTSNHTVRNNTFFNNQYGFGYFPDNTTTSKNHRIISNIFYQKQLFQQGGLVQTGNKTFMTTIGTIDSNYYRHPFEEDSAFVQTSSTSFTPRITDGLAIGNWRKLGYDENGSYESNYKAPVTVTAIGANRITNSNNSQFTTGLTVGTTAYTLTPASGTNRPTWDNHNVLDGGSMMLDLADTAVSKSSRAHITIGTLNFGKYYRLKFSMKGNTDTAYLNIAILANASSTFGVTKFKSVPVSTNRKEVELLLSPYYDNNNTILAFTLNTPANKIWLDNIQFNELTVTENDPGDFVRFEVNNTATPKDVDLGSDVYKDVKGNSYFGTATIAPFSSLILEKQDPSTLPVSITSFTGTTEDCATKLQWTITGEKSIKHYEVEQSLSGTAFKQVAVIKAGVGAGGAYKATCKQPTRAAYYRLKMVDNDGSYAYSTVIKVQNSCIGGESMHAYPNPVKDVLNISYNALLAGKAMLTVIDVHGKTMLMDSKWLQSGMNNLFINASSLPAGTYLLRVVTEHSSLTSTFIK, from the coding sequence ATGAGAAAAATTTTATTTCTATCACTGTTGTTCGTGGCTACTACGTCGTTTAGCCAGGTCACTTATTATCTTTCTGCATCTGGTGATGATGCAAATTCCGGCACCTCTGCAGCCGCTCCCTGGAAAACAATCAGCAAGCTTAATAGCATGATGAACACGATTGTGGCTGGAGATACTATTCGTTTCAAAAGAGGTGATGCATTTGTAGGAGAGATATTACCAGTTAATTCAGGAACAGCCTCTGCTAAAATTGTGTATGATGCTTATGGTACGGGTGATGCCCCGGTGATAAATGCTGCTGCTGTTATTTCTAACTGGACGGTACACAGCAGTAATATTTGGGTTGCTGATTACACCGGTACATTAGCATCCTTGAATAACTTTTTCATCAATGATGCTTCGCAGCAAATAGGTCGTTTTCCTAATGCAGATTCTGCCAATGAAGGATACAGGCGTATACAACGTGGTACCGGCAATTCACTATTAATAGACAACCAATTGATGGGTCAGAACTGGACAGGTGCTACAGCTGTTGTAAGAGTGAATTTGTTCTTGCTACAGCGTCCTACCATCCAGTTGCACCGCAATGATTCATTAACATTCGTTTCGCCGGGTGTAGGTAATTACACCATCAATACGGGTTATGGCTACTTTATTCAAAATCATATAGGCACGCTCGATCAACAAGGAGAATGGTATTTTGACCGGACAGCAAAGAAGCTTTATATCTATTCCAGCTCTGATCCTAATAACTTGAAGACGGAAGTTCCTGTTGCGGCCAATTGCTTTTTTGCCAGTGGCATCAGTCACTTCAGCATTCAAAACCTTGCCTTTAGGAATAGCAATGAAAACGCCATCAGGATAGACAGTACAGCGGGAATGACAACTACAGGTATAGACATCACCAATTGTTCTTTTGAAAACAACCACAATGCTATTTTGGTTAACCGTGCTTCTGTTGTTAATATATCCAACAACTTTATTACCAACACCAACAACAACGCCATCTTCATTACAGCCCGCAACTACCAGGTAACCGGTAACACGATTACGCGTACTGCACTGCGGGCAGGAATGGGTGAGCAAGCCAACAACCAATACAATGCGATCAATTTTGTTGGTAGTGATGCTATAGCAGCCAACAATATTATTGACAGTGTTGGCTACTGCGGTATCCGGTTCGAAGGCAGCAGGCTGAAAGTAATGAACAACCAGGTTTCAAGATTTGCCATGGTAAAAGCCGATGTTGGTGGCATATATACTTTCAAGGGTTTTGCTCCCACAGTTTATGGTTATGGTAATAACGAAATAACAGGTAACATTATACGTGATGCTTACCCAAATATCTATGGAGTAAACTCAGGTGCAGTGAATAGCAATTATTCCTGCGGTATCTACATGGACAACAGCAGTAGCGGCAATCTTATAGAAGGAAATACTGTATACAATATCATGTCCGCTGGTTTGATGATGAACATCACCACCAGCAACCATACGGTGCGGAACAATACTTTCTTCAATAACCAATATGGCTTTGGTTATTTTCCTGACAACACAACTACGTCAAAGAACCACAGGATAATTAGCAATATCTTTTACCAGAAGCAATTGTTTCAGCAGGGCGGACTGGTACAAACGGGAAACAAAACCTTCATGACAACGATAGGTACTATTGATAGTAATTACTACCGCCACCCGTTTGAAGAAGACTCAGCTTTTGTACAAACATCGTCTACCAGCTTTACACCCCGCATCACAGATGGTTTGGCTATAGGTAATTGGCGCAAGCTTGGCTATGACGAAAATGGTAGCTATGAAAGCAATTACAAAGCACCCGTTACTGTTACTGCAATAGGAGCTAACAGGATCACCAACAGTAACAATAGCCAGTTTACTACAGGACTAACAGTAGGTACAACAGCATATACACTTACGCCGGCATCTGGTACCAATAGGCCCACCTGGGATAATCACAATGTACTTGATGGCGGTAGCATGATGCTGGATCTAGCTGATACAGCCGTATCTAAATCATCTCGTGCGCATATAACCATTGGTACGCTCAACTTCGGAAAATACTACAGGCTAAAGTTCAGCATGAAAGGCAATACAGATACTGCATATTTGAACATCGCTATTCTAGCAAATGCAAGTTCTACATTCGGTGTTACCAAGTTCAAAAGCGTTCCTGTGTCCACCAATAGAAAAGAAGTTGAATTATTGCTTTCTCCATATTACGACAACAACAACACTATACTTGCTTTCACACTCAATACACCCGCTAACAAGATCTGGTTGGATAACATACAGTTCAATGAACTGACGGTAACAGAAAATGATCCAGGAGATTTTGTTCGTTTTGAAGTGAATAATACGGCTACGCCAAAGGATGTTGATTTGGGTAGTGATGTGTATAAAGATGTAAAAGGCAATAGCTACTTCGGCACCGCAACTATAGCTCCTTTTAGTTCTCTTATCTTGGAAAAACAAGATCCTTCTACACTTCCTGTCTCTATCACAAGTTTTACAGGAACAACAGAAGATTGTGCAACTAAACTGCAATGGACCATTACTGGTGAAAAGAGTATAAAGCATTATGAAGTAGAGCAAAGTTTATCAGGCACAGCTTTCAAACAAGTAGCTGTTATAAAAGCAGGAGTAGGTGCAGGTGGTGCTTATAAGGCTACTTGCAAGCAACCAACAAGAGCAGCATATTACAGGCTAAAGATGGTTGACAACGATGGTAGCTATGCGTATAGCACAGTCATCAAAGTACAGAATAGCTGTATTGGAGGCGAGAGCATGCATGCTTATCCTAATCCTGTAAAAGATGTATTGAATATTTCTTACAATGCACTACTGGCAGGTAAAGCAATGCTTACAGTTATTGATGTGCATGGCAAAACAATGCTCATGGATAGCAAGTGGTTGCAAAGCGGTATGAACAACTTGTTCATTAATGCATCGTCTCTGCCAGCTGGTACTTACCTGCTGAGAGTGGTAACAGAACATAGTTCCCTGACAAGCACATTTATCAAGTAA